Proteins from a single region of Streptomyces sp. HUAS 15-9:
- a CDS encoding metal-dependent transcriptional regulator — MSGLIDTTEMYLRTILELEEEGVVPMRARIAERLDQSGPTVSQTVARMERDGLVSVASDRHLELTDEGRRLATRVMRKHRLAECLLVDVIGLEWEQVHAEACRWEHVMSEAVERRVLELLRHPTESPYGNPIPGLEELGEKDGADPFLDEGMVSLADLDPGSDGKTVVVRRIGEPIQTDAQLMYTLRRAGVQPGSVVSVTESAGGVLVGSGGEAAELEADVASHVFVAKR, encoded by the coding sequence ATGTCCGGACTGATCGACACCACGGAGATGTATCTCCGCACCATCCTCGAACTCGAAGAGGAAGGCGTCGTCCCCATGCGCGCCCGCATCGCGGAGCGGCTCGACCAGAGCGGGCCGACGGTCAGCCAGACGGTCGCGCGGATGGAGCGCGACGGTCTCGTGTCCGTCGCGAGCGACCGCCATCTGGAGCTCACCGACGAGGGCCGCCGCCTGGCCACGCGGGTCATGCGCAAGCACCGGCTCGCGGAGTGTCTGCTGGTCGACGTGATCGGCCTGGAGTGGGAGCAGGTGCACGCCGAGGCGTGTCGCTGGGAGCACGTGATGAGCGAGGCCGTCGAGCGGCGCGTGCTGGAGCTGCTGCGGCACCCGACCGAGTCGCCGTACGGCAACCCGATCCCGGGTCTGGAGGAGCTCGGCGAGAAGGACGGTGCCGACCCGTTCCTCGACGAGGGCATGGTGTCGCTGGCCGACCTCGACCCGGGCTCCGACGGCAAGACGGTCGTCGTCCGCCGGATCGGCGAGCCCATCCAGACCGACGCCCAGCTGATGTACACGCTGCGCCGGGCGGGTGTGCAGCCCGGTTCGGTGGTGAGCGTCACCGAGTCGGCGGGCGGTGTGCTCGTGGGCAGCGGCGGCGAGGCGGCCGAGCTGGAGGCGGACGTCGCCTCGCACGTCTTCGTCGCCAAGCGCTGA
- a CDS encoding alpha/beta fold hydrolase produces the protein MARRIDVTGAGGVRLAAWEFADPPKTDPDRAHPGVLLLHGLMGRASHWASTARWLSERHLAVALDQRGHGQSDKPPQAAYTREAYVEDAEAALEQLGLAPAVLIGHAMGALTAWQLAAKRPDLVRGLIICDMRASALGAASQREWADWFKSWPVPFATLADVRKWFGEGDPWVERPNAARGEFYAEVMQESPDGWRPVFEPEQMLKSRETWVYDAHWEELAQVRCPALVVRGLDGELGRAEAQEMVRVLPLGEYAEVVDAGHLVHYDQPVAWRAAVEPFVDAVSVD, from the coding sequence ATGGCACGGCGCATCGACGTGACGGGAGCGGGCGGCGTACGCCTCGCGGCCTGGGAGTTCGCCGATCCTCCCAAGACGGACCCGGACCGGGCCCATCCCGGCGTGCTGTTACTGCACGGCCTGATGGGCCGTGCCTCGCACTGGGCCTCCACCGCCCGCTGGCTCTCCGAGCGGCATCTGGCCGTCGCCCTCGACCAGCGCGGCCACGGCCAGAGCGATAAGCCCCCACAGGCCGCGTACACCCGTGAGGCCTATGTCGAGGACGCCGAGGCCGCCCTCGAACAGCTCGGACTCGCCCCGGCCGTCCTCATCGGCCACGCCATGGGCGCGCTCACCGCCTGGCAGCTCGCCGCCAAACGCCCCGACCTGGTGCGGGGCCTGATCATCTGCGACATGCGGGCCTCCGCGCTCGGCGCGGCCTCGCAGCGCGAATGGGCCGACTGGTTCAAGTCCTGGCCCGTTCCCTTCGCCACGCTCGCCGACGTACGCAAGTGGTTCGGCGAGGGCGATCCCTGGGTGGAGCGGCCGAACGCCGCGCGCGGGGAGTTCTATGCCGAAGTCATGCAGGAGTCCCCGGACGGGTGGCGCCCCGTCTTCGAGCCCGAGCAGATGCTCAAGTCCCGCGAGACCTGGGTGTACGACGCGCACTGGGAGGAGCTCGCGCAGGTCCGGTGCCCCGCGCTCGTCGTGCGCGGCCTCGACGGGGAGCTGGGGCGGGCGGAGGCGCAGGAGATGGTGCGGGTGCTGCCGCTCGGCGAATACGCCGAGGTCGTCGATGCCGGACACCTCGTTCACTACGACCAGCCGGTGGCCTGGCGGGCGGCCGTCGAGCCGTTCGTGGATGCGGTGAGCGTGGACTGA
- a CDS encoding PAS domain-containing protein translates to MSASRRSGTTDELGPDEPEPSGGGPVTDDGPDGTGGSDLLAALLDGMDAALCAFDADGVVTHWNREAERILGWTAAEAVGRHGFAGWAVREADAEEVEERLLSVMHAPGRQVHEFALVTKDGGRVLVRTQSAAVRGPDGKPAGVYCAFSEVHAQIDLERSIALSEALFEDASWGVVLVDADLRPAVVNAHAARALGIGRTSVLGRPLGELLAQGVEELESALTHVLAEGAPPAPAEMWVSVRTPEGEKRRCWRSGFLRLASPLAEEPVPLGVGWLFQDVTEAKQGEQETATLRFRANQLHRAARAAAECEDPAEAVTVHLDFALAGFADHALIDRVAGPARADGETGPVRLVRVAATPTGAPGPSVLTGHAGLPVRYEQGHPALQCVERAGSVRADAGSVPAERAREWALARQWPGDAVHALCAVVRSRGRTLGVVTFLRGAGRSRFERTDATYAEDVAVRIGAALDLAGALGEK, encoded by the coding sequence TGGGACCACCGATGAGCTGGGGCCCGACGAGCCCGAGCCCAGCGGCGGCGGACCCGTGACCGACGACGGCCCGGACGGCACGGGCGGCTCCGATCTGCTGGCCGCCCTGCTGGACGGGATGGACGCGGCCCTGTGCGCCTTCGACGCGGACGGGGTGGTGACGCACTGGAACCGTGAGGCGGAGCGCATCCTCGGCTGGACCGCGGCCGAGGCGGTCGGCCGGCACGGGTTCGCCGGCTGGGCGGTGCGCGAGGCGGACGCCGAGGAGGTCGAGGAGCGGCTGCTGTCCGTGATGCACGCCCCCGGTCGGCAGGTGCACGAGTTCGCGCTGGTCACGAAGGACGGGGGCCGGGTCCTCGTACGGACGCAGTCGGCCGCCGTACGCGGTCCGGACGGGAAGCCCGCCGGTGTGTACTGCGCCTTCAGCGAGGTGCACGCGCAGATAGACCTGGAGCGGTCCATCGCGCTCAGCGAGGCGTTGTTCGAGGACGCGTCGTGGGGTGTCGTGCTGGTCGACGCGGATCTGCGGCCCGCCGTGGTGAACGCGCACGCGGCCCGCGCGCTGGGCATCGGGCGCACGTCCGTGCTGGGGCGGCCGCTCGGCGAACTGCTCGCCCAGGGGGTCGAGGAACTGGAGAGCGCGCTCACCCATGTGCTGGCCGAGGGCGCGCCGCCCGCGCCCGCCGAGATGTGGGTGAGCGTACGGACGCCCGAGGGCGAGAAGCGGCGATGCTGGCGGAGCGGGTTCCTGCGGCTGGCCTCGCCGCTCGCGGAGGAGCCGGTGCCGCTCGGGGTCGGCTGGCTGTTCCAGGACGTGACCGAGGCCAAGCAGGGCGAGCAGGAGACGGCGACGCTGCGCTTCCGCGCCAACCAGTTGCACCGGGCGGCGCGGGCGGCCGCCGAGTGCGAGGACCCGGCGGAGGCGGTCACCGTGCACCTCGACTTCGCGCTCGCCGGTTTCGCCGACCACGCGCTGATCGACCGGGTGGCGGGCCCAGCGCGGGCCGACGGGGAGACCGGGCCGGTACGGCTGGTGCGGGTGGCCGCGACACCCACCGGGGCGCCGGGGCCGAGCGTGCTCACCGGTCACGCCGGGCTGCCCGTGCGCTACGAGCAGGGGCATCCCGCGCTGCAGTGCGTGGAGCGGGCCGGGTCGGTGCGGGCCGATGCCGGGTCCGTCCCGGCGGAGCGGGCCCGGGAGTGGGCGCTGGCCCGGCAGTGGCCGGGTGACGCCGTGCACGCGTTGTGCGCGGTGGTGCGCAGCCGGGGGCGGACGCTGGGCGTCGTGACCTTTCTGCGCGGGGCCGGGCGGAGCCGCTTCGAGCGGACCGACGCGACGTATGCGGAGGACGTGGCGGTGCGGATCGGGGCGGCGCTGGATCTGGCCGGGGCGCTGGGGGAGAAGTAG
- a CDS encoding SIS domain-containing protein, with protein MSDGTPADQFFDAAIGLLQRVRDEEPEAIAAAGTLLADTVQAGGRLFAFGAGHSSLAAQDVVYRAGGLALMNLLAVPGVVGVDVTPATLGSALERVDGLASAVLETAPIRSGDALVIISLSGRNSLPVEMAMSARALGIRVVGVTSVAYASETKSRHASGTYLKDHCDIVLDSKIPVGDAELTHEAIPAPFAPASTVVTAALLQAVMATTATTLADRGIEPPLLRSGNVDGGHEWNSRIMEQYRDRIFYRH; from the coding sequence ATGAGCGACGGCACGCCGGCCGACCAGTTCTTCGACGCCGCCATCGGCCTGCTGCAACGGGTCCGCGACGAGGAGCCCGAGGCCATCGCGGCCGCCGGCACCCTGCTCGCCGACACCGTCCAGGCCGGCGGCCGCCTGTTCGCCTTCGGCGCCGGCCACTCCTCCCTGGCCGCCCAGGACGTCGTCTACCGCGCCGGCGGCCTGGCCCTGATGAACCTGCTGGCCGTCCCGGGCGTCGTGGGCGTCGACGTCACCCCCGCCACCCTCGGCTCCGCCCTCGAACGCGTGGACGGGCTCGCCTCCGCCGTGCTGGAGACCGCGCCGATCCGCTCCGGCGACGCCCTAGTGATCATCTCGCTCTCCGGCCGCAACTCCCTGCCCGTGGAGATGGCCATGAGCGCCCGCGCCCTGGGCATCCGGGTCGTCGGCGTGACCTCGGTGGCGTACGCCTCGGAGACGAAGTCCCGGCACGCCTCGGGGACGTATCTGAAGGACCACTGCGACATCGTCCTGGACTCGAAGATCCCGGTCGGCGACGCGGAACTCACCCACGAGGCCATCCCGGCCCCCTTCGCCCCCGCATCCACGGTCGTCACCGCCGCTCTCCTCCAGGCAGTCATGGCCACGACGGCCACCACACTGGCCGACCGCGGCATCGAGCCCCCGCTCCTGCGCTCCGGAAACGTCGACGGCGGCCATGAGTGGAACAGCCGGATCATGGAGCAGTACCGCGACCGGATCTTCTACCGGCACTGA